The Lycium barbarum isolate Lr01 chromosome 9, ASM1917538v2, whole genome shotgun sequence genome has a segment encoding these proteins:
- the LOC132610159 gene encoding 5-OH-xanthotoxin synthase-like: protein MMLFLLVTLPIILIFLLPKARKGGRNTLPPGPVGLPFIGNLHQYDTLTPHIYFWKLSKKYGEIFSLKLASAQMVVVSSKNLAKEVLKTQDLIYCSRPSILSQQKLSYNGRDIVFSPYNDYWREMRKFCVLHLFSLKKVQLYSPIREDEVSRMIKKIFQQAATSQIINLSNSMISLTSTIICRVAFGVRFDEEAHERKRFDYLLAEAQALVASLFVSDFFPSLSWIDKLTGLTNRLERNFKNLDEFYEVLIEQHQDPNRPKSMEGDIVDLLLQLKKEKSTPINLTLEDIKGLLMNVLIAGSDTSAAAIVWAMTALMKNPKVMKKVQEEIRTSIGNKGIVNEDDIQNMSYLKAVIKETFRLYPPVPLLVPRVSMDKSTLEGYEIQPGTIIHVNSWAIARDPEIWENPEEFIPERFLNNDIDFKGQDYELIPFGAGRRGCPGITLGVASTELALSNLLYAFDWELPCGMKKEDIDTNVRPGITMHKKNELFLIPKSYF from the exons ATGATGCTCTTTCTACTCGTAACCCTACCTATCATTCTCATTTTCCTTCTTCCTAAAGCCAGAAAGGGTGGAAGAAACACACTGCCACCAGGTCCTGTTGGTCTACCATTCATTGGAAATTTGCATCAATATGATACTTTAACCCCTCATATCTATTTTTGGAAACTTTCAAAGAAATATGGAGAAATCTTCTCATTGAAACTTGCTTCTGCTCAAATGGTTGTAGTTTCTTCAAAAAACTTAGCCAAAGAAGTACTCAAGACACAAGATTTAATATATTGTAGTAGACCTTCTATTCTCAGTCAGCAAAAATTATCTTATAATGGTCGTGACATAGTCTTTTCACCTTATAATGACTATTGGAGAGAAATGAGAAAATTTTGTGTGCTTCATCTATTTAGTCTCAAGAAAGTACAATTATATAGTCCAATTCGTGAAGATGAAGTATCAAGAATGATCAAGAAAATATTTCAACAAGCTGCCACTTCACAAATAATAAATTTGAGCAATTCAATGATTTCACTAACTAGTACGATTATCTGCAGAGTTGCTTTTGGTGTTAGGTTTGATGAAGAAGCACATGAAAGAAAGAGATTTGATTATCTTTTGGCTGAAGCACAAGCTTTGGTGGCTAGCCTTTTTGTGTCTGACTTTTTTCCTTCTTTAAGTTGGATTGATAAACTTACTGGATTGACAAATAGACTTGAGAGGAATTTCAAGAACTTGGATGAGTTTTATGAAGTACTTATTGAGCAGCATCAGGATCCCAATAGGCCAAAATCCATGGAAGGAGATATTGTTGATCTTTTGCTTCAATTGAAGAAAGAGAAATCAACACCAATTAATCTCACTTTGGAAGACATAAAAGGACTTCTAATG AATGTATTAATTGCTGGATCAGACACTAGTGCAGCTGCAATAGTATGGGCAATGACAGCTTTGATGAAGAATCCAAAAGTCATGAAGAAAGTTCAAGAAGAAATCAGAACTTCAATTGGGAACAAAGGCATTGTGAATGAAGATGATATCCAAAATATGTCTTATCTGAAAGCAGTTATAAAAGAGACATTTAGATTGTATCCACCGGTTCCACTGCTAGTGCCAAGAGTATCAATGGATAAATCCACACTAGAAGGGTATGAAATTCAGCCAGGAACAATAATTCATGTTAACTCATGGGCAATTGCAAGAGATCCTGAAATATGGGAAAATCCAGAAGAATTTATACCTGAGAGATTCTTGAATAATGATATTGATTTCAAGGGACAAGACTATGAGCTAATTCCTTTTGGAGCAGGACGAAGAGGGTGCCCAGGAATTACACTTGGGGTTGCTTCCACAGAACTTGCATTGTCAAATCTTCTTTACGCATTTGACTGGGAGTTACCTTGTGGGATGAAAAAAGAGGATATTGACACAAATGTTAGGCCTGGAATTACGATGCATAAGAAAAATGAGCTTTTCCTTATCCCTAAAAGTTATTTCTAG